In a genomic window of uncultured Flavobacterium sp.:
- a CDS encoding chaperone modulator CbpM, with protein MNSKNLIQIKQFCVYHEIENTFITELHNYGLVQIIVLEEDEYLQPEQLPAVEKMIRLHYDLKINIEGIDVIANLLDKIETLQQNLTTTQNKLRLYEQHQIEE; from the coding sequence ATGAATAGTAAAAACTTAATTCAAATAAAACAGTTTTGTGTGTATCACGAAATCGAAAATACTTTTATAACGGAATTGCATAATTATGGTTTGGTGCAAATTATTGTTCTTGAAGAAGATGAATATTTACAACCGGAACAATTGCCTGCTGTAGAGAAAATGATTCGCCTTCATTATGATCTTAAAATCAACATTGAAGGTATTGATGTTATTGCTAATTTATTGGACAAAATCGAAACCTTGCAACAAAATCTTACGACGACACAAAATAAGCTTCGTCTTTATGAACAGCATCAAATCGAGGAATAA
- a CDS encoding J domain-containing protein — MDYIDYYKVLEITKSATEAEIKKAYRKMARKYHPDLNPNDKEAEKKFKEINEANEVLSNPENRKKYDKYGKDWKHADEFEKAGYDPNQQQYSRQQQGGNQSYTDFGGGDFSGSDFSEFFNSMYGSAGRSSRSQAKYRGQDFNAELQLDLASAYTTHKQNLTVNGKNIRITIPAGVENGQIIKIPNHGAPGANGGPNGDLYITFLIDNNSDFKREGNNLYADIDLDLYTAILGGEIFVNTFDGKVKIKVPAETQPGTKVKLKGKGFPVYKKENQFGDLYITYTLKLPTKLSQKEKELFQELAKLRSHE; from the coding sequence ATGGATTATATCGACTATTATAAAGTACTGGAAATAACAAAATCAGCGACTGAAGCTGAAATTAAGAAGGCTTATCGAAAAATGGCTCGTAAATATCATCCGGATTTAAACCCGAATGATAAGGAGGCTGAGAAAAAATTCAAGGAAATAAATGAGGCTAATGAGGTTTTGAGCAATCCTGAAAATCGTAAAAAATATGATAAATACGGAAAGGACTGGAAACATGCTGATGAGTTTGAAAAAGCGGGTTACGATCCTAACCAGCAACAATATTCGAGACAACAACAAGGCGGAAATCAAAGTTATACTGATTTTGGCGGTGGAGATTTTTCGGGAAGTGATTTTTCTGAATTCTTTAATTCTATGTATGGTTCTGCGGGAAGAAGTTCCAGAAGTCAGGCAAAATATCGAGGACAGGATTTTAATGCAGAACTGCAATTAGATTTAGCATCGGCTTATACAACGCACAAACAAAACTTAACTGTAAACGGCAAAAATATCCGAATTACAATTCCGGCCGGAGTTGAAAACGGACAAATTATAAAGATTCCAAATCACGGCGCTCCCGGCGCAAATGGCGGTCCAAATGGAGATTTGTACATTACTTTTTTAATTGATAATAATTCTGATTTTAAACGTGAAGGCAATAATTTATATGCCGATATTGATCTGGATTTATATACTGCAATTTTGGGCGGAGAGATTTTCGTGAATACTTTTGATGGAAAAGTAAAAATAAAAGTTCCTGCCGAAACGCAACCGGGAACTAAAGTCAAACTGAAAGGAAAAGGTTTTCCGGTGTATAAAAAAGAGAATCAGTTTGGAGATTTATACATTACTTATACTTTAAAACTTCCGACTAAATTATCTCAAAAAGAAAAAGAATTATTTCAGGAATTAGCTAAATTAAGAAGTCATGAATAG
- a CDS encoding MFS transporter, which produces MDINSNKSFSKYYVFAWVFGLVFYFLDYVIRSAPAVMFPELSQNFSVNEIRLVEIVGTYYYTYSTCSLIAGIALDRFGAKYSLFTGALILGIGCLLFLISSQFSGVVGRLFQGAGCAFAFPGCVYLASKGFSAKSLATAIGFTQCLGMLGGSAGQFVVGPLIEKGMDISTFWLSIGIFTIIVAFGLWFITPANQTEPKTEANTKKQSLLNPYKIVFSNPQSWLCGIVSGLLFAPTTIFAMTWAVDFFQKDRAFDFHTATISSAMVAFGWVFGCPLLGYITDKINRRKPVLIFGALLMIASLVQLLYFPDLLPTKISMFLLGVASGAAMIPYSIIKEANPDNVKGSATGAINFITFGVTTLLSPLFSNLFGKTLHDTTDKALHFQQAGLFWIIGISIAILVSLMLKETGQGK; this is translated from the coding sequence TTCTTGGATTATGTAATACGTTCTGCTCCAGCGGTAATGTTTCCGGAACTTTCTCAAAATTTTTCGGTTAACGAAATCAGATTAGTAGAAATTGTTGGGACTTATTATTACACCTATTCTACTTGTAGTTTGATTGCAGGAATTGCATTGGATCGCTTTGGGGCAAAATATTCTCTTTTTACCGGAGCACTTATTTTAGGAATTGGCTGTTTGTTATTTCTTATTTCAAGTCAGTTTAGCGGAGTCGTTGGCCGATTATTTCAAGGTGCCGGTTGTGCTTTTGCATTTCCGGGTTGTGTATATCTTGCAAGCAAAGGATTCTCGGCAAAATCATTGGCAACAGCAATTGGTTTTACGCAATGTTTAGGAATGCTTGGCGGTTCTGCGGGACAATTTGTTGTAGGACCTTTGATCGAAAAAGGAATGGATATTTCTACTTTCTGGTTGTCAATTGGAATTTTTACTATTATAGTCGCTTTTGGACTTTGGTTTATAACTCCGGCAAATCAAACGGAACCAAAAACAGAAGCGAACACCAAGAAACAAAGTCTGCTTAATCCTTATAAAATTGTTTTTAGCAATCCGCAATCGTGGTTGTGCGGTATTGTTTCGGGATTATTATTTGCGCCAACAACTATTTTTGCGATGACTTGGGCGGTTGACTTTTTCCAGAAAGATCGTGCTTTTGATTTCCATACCGCAACTATTTCAAGTGCAATGGTAGCTTTTGGTTGGGTATTTGGATGTCCGTTATTAGGATATATTACCGATAAAATAAACAGACGAAAACCAGTTTTAATATTTGGTGCGCTTTTAATGATCGCAAGTTTAGTGCAGTTGTTGTATTTCCCGGATTTACTTCCCACAAAAATCAGCATGTTTTTATTGGGTGTTGCTTCTGGCGCTGCGATGATTCCCTATTCAATAATCAAAGAAGCAAATCCGGACAATGTAAAAGGAAGCGCAACCGGAGCAATTAATTTTATAACCTTTGGAGTAACAACGCTTTTAAGTCCGTTATTCAGTAATTTATTTGGAAAAACACTTCATGATACTACAGATAAAGCATTGCATTTTCAGCAAGCGGGTTTGTTTTGGATTATCGGAATTTCGATTGCTATTTTGGTAAGTTTAATGCTTAAAGAAACTGGTCAGGGAAAGTAA